A single window of Lutzomyia longipalpis isolate SR_M1_2022 chromosome 1, ASM2433408v1 DNA harbors:
- the LOC129786633 gene encoding chymotrypsin inhibitor-like, which yields MKTLAIVLLALVVCAVYVSAEEQQCGPNQVFKYCGNACDNYCDGHDCGLRYFKCPDKCYCVDGYLRNNNEECIPKDQCP from the exons ATGAAGACTCTTGCTATTGTTCTGCTTGCACTTGTTGTTTGCGCTGTTTACGTTAGTGCGG AGGAACAGCAATGTGGTCCAAATCAAGTATTtaaatattgtggaaatgccTGCGATAATTATTGCGATGGACATGATTGTGGCCTCAGGTATTTTAAGTGCCCCGATAAATGTTACTGCGTCGATGGATACCTTCGTAACAACAATGAGGAATGCATTCCAAAGGACCAgtgtccttaa